The genomic DNA ACTATTTCACTTTAGGTCTCTCCTCCGCTTAAGTCGCCCTCTCTGCTAACAGAAGTGCCGGCAAAGTGTCAATCATTTCATGATTTGCTTGACAGTATTGCAGAGGTTCACTAGAACCAAAGTCGAGGCAACCTATGGGAACCGTCGCAGGTGCACAAAACATTCTGAGCAGCTTGAAAGAAGCGGGCATCAACTTGATCGCGAGCGTGCCGGACATCAACATGCTCCAGCTGATCAACTTGCTCTACGAAGACAAGCAGATTACCCACATTCCGGTGGGCCGAGAAGAGGAAGGCATCGGCGTCTGCACCGGCGCCCACCTGGGCGGCAAGAAACCCGCAATGCTGATGCAAAACGGCGGCTTATTGAATAGCTGTAACGGCCTGACCACGACCGCTTTGCAATTTGGCATTCCGGTTTTGCTCCTGGTCTATTACGCCGGCGATATCGGCGAC from Deltaproteobacteria bacterium includes the following:
- a CDS encoding sulfopyruvate decarboxylase, which translates into the protein MGTVAGAQNILSSLKEAGINLIASVPDINMLQLINLLYEDKQITHIPVGREEEGIGVCTGAHLGGKKPAMLMQNGGLLNSCNGLTTTALQFGIPVLLLVYYAGDIGDNAFHMLGLVTEPVLDGLGIKYIVLRDPTKVKQDIAGAVTLTNNSKRPVALLLTRAVL